In a single window of the Raphanus sativus cultivar WK10039 chromosome 9, ASM80110v3, whole genome shotgun sequence genome:
- the LOC108826815 gene encoding auxin-induced protein 15A-like, whose protein sequence is MKNRFMKACENKFKTMKIKSIVISCCSSSCESCCEKVSWGFKKENEAIPKDVPKGHLVVYVGDSYKRFVIKMSLLKHPIFKGLLDQAQDAYDFSSDSSKLWIPCDESTFIDVVRCSGAPQHQRNYIGMYM, encoded by the coding sequence ATGAAGAACAGGTTCATGAAAGCCTGcgaaaacaaattcaaaaccATGAAAATCAAATCCATAGTCATATCATGTTGTTCATCTTCCTGTGAGAGTTGCTGCGAGAAAGTTTCTTGGGGattcaagaaagaaaatgaagCCATACCTAAAGATGTTCCAAAAGGACATCTGGTAGTGTATGTAGGCGATAGTTACAAGAGGTTTGTGATAAAGATGAGTTTGCTTAAGCATCCAATCTTCAAGGGACTACTTGATCAAGCTCAAGATGCTTATGACTTCAGTTCTGATTCATCGAAACTATGGATTCCATGCGATGAGAGCACTTTCATCGATGTTGTTCGTTGCAGTGGCGCTCCTCAGCATCAAAGGAACTACATTGGCATGTACATGTAA
- the LOC108823416 gene encoding pentatricopeptide repeat-containing protein At5g55840: MSGFSSLFSHRNGGISLLRHGSSKLGCFSRVSFSSSIPKQSKRDDDYASHDAFGVDMEKSIYNILTIDRWGSLNHMDYRQARLRPVHGKLALKFLKWVVKQPGLEPDHLLHLFCITTHILVRARMYDHARHILKELSRTGDDDKPSFVFGALMTTYRLCNSNPAVFDILIRVYTREGMIKESLEVFRLMGLYGFNPSVHTCNAMLGSIVKSDGDDVSVWSFLKEMLKRKICPDVATFNILINALCAEGNFKKSCYLMEKMEKSGYPPTIVTYNTVLHWYCKKGRFKAALELIDHMKSKGVDADVCTYNMIINDLCRNSRSAKGYLLLRKMRKRMVYPNEVTYNTLINGFANEGKVLIARQLLDQMLTFGLSPNHVTFNALIDGYISEGNFKEALKMFHMMEAQGLIPTEVSYGVLLDGLCKHAEFDLARGFYMRMKRSGISVGRITYTGMIDGLCKNGLLDEAVEMLDEMSKDGIDPDIVTYSALINGFCKVGRFGTVKEIVCRIYRAGLSPNGIIYSTLIYNYCRMGCLKEALRIYEAMILEGHTPDHFTFNILVSSLCKAGKVGEAEEFMRRMTSDGILHNAVGFDCLINGYGSSGEALKAFSVFDEMTKAGHHPTFFTYGGLLKGLCKGGHLKEAEKFLKSLLHDVPAAVDTVMYNTLLTAMCESGNLDKAVSLFGEMVQRSILPDGYTYTSLISGLCRKGKTVIAVLFAKEAEARGNLLPNEVMYTCFVDGMFKAGQWKAAFHFREEMEKLGLTPDAVTTNAMIDGYSRMGKVEKASDLLSETEPNLTTYNILLHVYSKRKDIPTTFKLYRSMILNGILPDKLTCHSLILGICESNALEIGVKILKAFICRGFEVDRSTFNMLISKCCANGEISKVFDLVNVMNLLGISLDKVTYDAIVSILNRNHRFQESRMVLHAMSKQGLSPDCTKYISLLNGLCRVGDIKTAFMLKDEMIAHKICPPNVAESAMVRALAKCGKAEEATLLLRSMLKKKLVPTIASFTTLMHLFCKNGDVTDALELRVVVRNCGLKLDLVAYNVLITGLCDKGDMVAAFKLYEEMKQDGFLANATTYKALISGILSVDIPFSETDMIMEDLLARGFITSLSSSQDSHKTLTMVMEKLKALQSHKKG; the protein is encoded by the exons ATGTCAGGTTTCTCGAGCTTATTTTCTCACAGAAACGGAGGAATCTCTCTATTGCGTCACGGTTCTTCAAAACTCGGATGTTTCTCTCGAGTATCGTTTTCTTCCAGCATCCCAAAACAGTCGAAACGAGATGATGATTATGCTTCTCACGACGCATTTG GAGTTGATATGGAGAAGAGCATATACAACATTCTTACAATCGACCGTTGGGGATCTCTAAACCACATGGATTATAGACAGGCTCGTCTTAGACCAGTTCACGGGAAGCTAGCCTTGAAGTTTCTCAAATGGGTAGTCAAACAGCCAGGTCTGGAGCCTGACCATCTTCTCCACCTGTTCTGCATCACTACGCATATACTCGTTAGAGCTAGAATGTACGACCACGCAAGGCACATCTTGAAGGAGCTGTCTCGAACGGGTGACGACGACAAACCGAGCTTTGTGTTTGGTGCTTTGATGACCACGTACAGGCTATGCAACTCGAACCCTGCTGTTTTCGACATCTTGATTCGTGTGTATACGAGAGAAGGAATGATTAAAGAATCTCTGGAGGTGTTTCGTTTGATGGGTCTTTACGGGTTCAACCCTTCTGTTCACACTTGTAACGCAATGCTGGGATCCATTGTGAAGAGTGATGGGGATGATGTGTCAGTCTGGTCTTTCTTGAAGGAAATGCTCAAGAGGAAGATTTGTCCCGACGTGGCTACCTTCAATATACTAATCAATGCGCTCTGTGCTGAAGGGAACTTTAAAAAGTCTTGTTATCTCATGGAAAAGATGGAGAAGAGTGGTTATCCTCCAACGATAGTTACGTACAACACTGTGCTACATTGGTACTGTAAAAAGGGAAGATTTAAAGCTGCTTTGGAGCTTATAGATCACATGAAGTCCAAAGGGGTTGACGCAGATGTATGTACATATAACATGATTATCAACGATTTGTGCAGAAACAGTAGAAGTGCCAAAGGCTATTTGTTGCTGAGGAAAATGAGGAAGAGGATGGTTTACCCCAACGAAGTCACGTACAATACGCTGATCAATGGGTTTGCAAATGAAGGAAAGGTTCTCATTGCTCGTCAGCTTTTGGATCAGATGTTAACCTTTGGACTTTCCCCGAATCATGTTACTTTCAATGCTTTGATTGATGGGTACATTAGTGAAGGAAACTTTAAAGAGGCTCTGAAGATGTTTCATATGATGGAGGCACAAGGTCTTATCCCTACTGAAGTTAGCTATGGGGTACTTTTAGATGGGTTGTGCAAGCACGCGGAGTTTGATCTAGCGAGGGGGTTTTACATGAGAATGAAGAGAAGTGGGATCTCTGTTGGGCGAATAACATACACTGGAATGATTGATGGGTTGTGCAAGAATGGGTTATTGGATGAAGCGGTTGAGATGCTTGATGAAATGAGCAAAGATGGTATTGATCCTGATATCGTCACATACTCAGCACTTATAAATGGATTTTGCAAGGTGGGGAGGTTTGGAACTGTTAAGGAGATAGTCTGCAGAATTTACCGAGCTGGTCTTAGTCCAAACGGCATCATATACTCAACGCTGATATACAATTACTGCAGGATGGGATGTTTAAAGGAAGCTTTAAGAATTTATGAAGCTATGATCCTTGAAGGCCATACTCCAGACCATTTCACGTTCAATATACTTGTCTCTTCGCTATGTAAAGCTGGTAAAGTGGGTGAAGCCGAAGAGTTTATGCGTCGCATGACAAGTGATGGTATTCTTCATAACGCAGTTGGCTTTGATTGCCTTATCAACGGATATGGAAGCTCCGGTGAAGCGCTAAAAGCGTTCTCTGTATTTGATGAGATGACCAAAGCAGGTCATCACCCAACTTTCTTCACATACGGTGGTCTACTCAAGGGATTATGCAAAGGTGGGCATCTGAAAGAGGCAGAGAAGTTTCTGAAAAGCCTCCTCCATGATGTTCCTGCAGCTGTTGACACTGTAATGTACAACACGCTACTCACTGCAATGTGTGAATCAGGGAACTTGGACAAGGCTGTCTCTCTGTTTGGTGAGATGGTGCAGCGAAGCATTCTGCCTGACGGTTATACATATACCAGTCTTATCTCTGGGTTGTGTAGGAAGGGAAAGACTGTTATTGCCGTACTCTTTGCTAAAGAAGCTGAGGCTCGAGGTAATCTGCTTCCCAACGAGGTGATGTACACATGTTTTGTGGATGGTATGTTCAAAGCTGGCCAGTGGAAAGCTGCTTTTCATTTCCGGGAGGAAATGGAGAAGCTTGGCCTTACCCCTGATGCTGTCACAACAAACGCAATGATTGACGGTTACTCAAGGATGGGGAAAGTAGAGAAGGCCAGTGACCTGCTTTCTGAGACGGAACCTAATCTGACTACCTACAACATCCTATTGCATGTTTATTCAAAGAGGAAAGACATACCAACGACCTTTAAGCTGTATAGATCAATGATACTGAACGGCATTTTACCTGACAAACTCACATGCCATTCTCTTATTCTCGGGATTTGTGAATCCAACGCGTTGGAGATTGGTGTTAAAATCTTGAAAGCGTTCATATGCCGAGGTTTTGAAGTTGACAGGAGCACGTTCAACATGCTAATCTCCAAATGCTGTGCAAACGGAGAGATCAGCAAGGTTTTCGATCTGGTTAACGTCATGAACTTACTGGGAATCTCTCTTGACAAAGTTACTTATGACGCCATTGTAAGCATCCTCAACAGAAACCACAGATTCCAGGAATCTCGCATGGTTTTGCACGCAATGTCGAAGCAAGGCTTATCTCCTGATTGTACCAAGTATATCAGTCTGCTTAACGGTCTTTGTAGAGTGGGTGATATAAAGACTGCGTTTATGCTGAAGGATGAGATGATAGCGCACAAGATATGTCCGCCTAACGTAGCTGAGAGTGCTATGGTGAGAGCGCTTGCAAAATGCGGCAAGGCTGAAGAAGCTACACTGCTTCTTCGTTCCATGCTGAAAAAGAAGTTGGTTCCGACTATTGCTAGTTTCACTACTCTGATGCACTTGTTCTGCAAGAACGGTGACGTTACAGATGCTCTGGAATTGAGAGTCGTTGTGAGAAACTGTGGCCTGAAGCTCGATCTCGTGGCGTACAATGTATTGATTACTGGACTTTGTGATAAAGGTGATATGGTAGCTGCGTTTAAGCTCTATGAAGAGATGAAGCAAGATGGGTTCTTAGCTAATGCGACTACTTACAAAGCTCTCATCAGTGGGATTCTTTCCGTAGATATCCCATTCTCAGAGactgatatgatcatggaa
- the LOC108858619 gene encoding uncharacterized protein LOC108858619, with protein MERYYKKASVSPSDNTLPSDTDDLPWDPAKRKNIKDYNANQVDEVRRKYLLRGPCQPLGHNFEKRLIGGKMRRFNPAWFGLYGNWLEYSVSEEKAYCLCCYLFRDDAYPGFVRDGFSNWHKPDRLSFHVGELNSSHNNAVKKCDDLMNQGLAFRGHREGEGSSNKGNFLELLKYTADHNDVIKVKSVIEEIDNGVFGLLVDESADVSDKEQMAVVFRFVDKKGAVKERFVGVVHVKETSSLSLKHAIDELFAKYGLSLKKVRGQGYDGAIGSSCKRKDQVRENYRAEINAGIASGDINTGKGQNQEISFRRPGTTRWGSHYKTLLRLVGLFSTIIKEFNNRFTEVNTELLICMASLNPIGAFRAFDKSKLVKLAKFYPEDFSFMDCLSLEQQFGIFIDNVHDQRFKNLKSLGDLSLLMVDTQKHIAHPLVYRLLKLVLTLSVATASVERCFSAMKIVKTALRNRMGDDLLSDYLICFIEKKLLDDVANEEVLIRFQAMSERRMLL; from the exons ATGGAACGGTACTACAAAAAAGCATCAGTTTCACCATCTGATAACACTTTACCATCTGATACTGATGATTTGCCGTGGGATCCtgctaaaagaaaaaatatcaagGATTATAATGCAAATCAAGTCGATGAGGTAAGACGCAAATACCTTCTTAGAGGTCCGTGTCAACCACTTGGTCATAATTTTGAAAAGAGACTCATAGGTGGTAAAATGAGACGATTTAATCCAGCTTGGTTTGGTCTGTATGGTAATTGGCTAGAGTATAGTGTATCGGAGGAAAAGGCTTATTGTTTGTGTTGCTACTTGTTTAGAGATGATGCGTATCCTGGATTTGTGAGGGATGGATTCTCGAATTGGCATAAGCCTGATAGGTTATCTTTCCATGTAGGAGAGCTTAACAGTTCTCACAATAATGCTGTCAAGAAGTGTGATGATTTGATGAATCAAG GATTAGCTTTTCGAGGTCATAGAGAAGGAGAAGGGTCTTCTAACAAAGGAAACTTTTTAGAACTTCTGAAATACACAGCTGATCACAATGATGttataaa AGTGAAATCTGTTATTGAAGAAATTGACAACGGAGTGTTTGGTCTATTAGTAGATGAATCTGCTGATGTGTCTGACAAAGAACAGATGGCTGTTGTTTTTCGATTTGTTGATAAGAAAGGAGCTGTCAAAGAAAGGTTTGTTGGAGTTGTCCATGTGAAAGAGActtcttctttatctttgaAGCATGCTATTGATGAGTTGTTTGCTAAGtatggtctgagcttgaaaAAAGTGAGAGGACAAGGTTATGACGGAGCTA TTGGTT CTTCTTGCAAACGAAAAGATCAAGTCCGGGAAAATTATCGAGCCGAGATAAATGCTGGAATTGCTAGTGGTGACATTAACACTGGGAAAGGACAGAATCAAGAAATTTCTTTTCGAAGGCCTGGAACTACAAGGTGGGGCTCTCATTATAAAACGCTGTTGCGTTTGGTTGGGTTGTTTTCTACTATTATTAAA GAATTCAACAATCGTTTTACTGAGGTAAACACTGAGCTGCTTATTTGTATGGCTTCCTTAAATCCTATTGGTGCTTTTCGGGCATTCGACAAGTCAAAGTTGGTGAAGTTGGCTAAGTTCTATCCAGAGGACTTCAGTTTTATGGACTGTTTATCTCTTGAGCAACAATTTGGTATTTTCATCGACAATGTACATGATCAGCGATTTAAAAATCTGAAGAGTCTTGGAGATCTTTCTCTTCTCATGGTAGATACGCAAAAGCATATTGCACATCCTTTGGTTTATAGGCTTTTGAAGTTGGTTTTGACTTTGTCGGTTGCTACTGCAAGTGTTGAAAGATGCTTCTCTGCAATGAAGATAGTGAAGACAGCTCTAAGAAATCGAATGGGGGATGATCTTTTAAGTGATTATCTCATTTGTTTTATCGAAAAAAAATTGCTTGATGATGTCGCAAACGAAGAAGTGTTGATCCGATTTCAAGCCATGAGTGAAAGAAGAATGcttttataa
- the LOC108824668 gene encoding putative E3 ubiquitin-protein ligase XBAT35, with product MGQKQSKGELLYHQVRYRNSQGIQALHREGADLEWMDRKGRTPLIMACRKDELCDVAKTLIELGANVNAYRPGRHAGTPLHHAAKRGLVNTVELLLSHGANPIVFNDDCQTPLEVARDNECGSVAGAIERHICLFSGYMRQSLGPATLHSNRVWVVVVPISSRNPAEPLKLEVVVYDIWLGKHDDQPQTVMPLWKAKMVMFIAEEPITNQNDISVMITADDSTSNFLQHFVCLFWWNVPSRWRQRLKPMHQLFTAKRLSLAPSIKGDEQQLKWFCDACKGIPQPTHPSNFLQTAPSAPPLMSETPNNNHHSIGEASSSAAPPPPPPSSGKASTSGLNSHEGVIVHKPSPSAPPLTDDDFLYPTIDSTTVDVPSSSPQPAGGEKKEDGSAGQCSICLDAPSGAVCVPCGHVAGCLSCLTEIKSEKWGCPVCRAKIDQIVKLYRV from the exons ATGGGGCAAAAGCAATCGAAAGGGGAATTGCTGTATCATCAAGTGAGGTACCGTAACTCTCAAGGCATTCAAGCTCTTCATCGCGAAGGAGCAGACCTCGAG TGGATGGATAGAAAAGGCAGAACGCCTTTGATCATGGCATGCAGGAAGGATGAGCTTTGTGATGTCGCCAAGACTTTGATCGAGTTAGGCGCCAATGTTAATGCTTATCGTCCTG GTCGCCATGCAGGGACTCCTCTGCACCATGCTGCTAAAAGAGGTCTTGTGAACACTGTTGAGTTGCTTCTTTCACATGGTG CAAATCCAATTGTTTTCAATGATGATTGTCAGACACCACTTGAGGTCGCTAGAGACAATGAGTGTGGTTCTGTCGCGGGTGCTATTGAG aGACATATCTGCTTGTTCTCTGGTTATATGCGTCAGTCTTTAGGCCCTGCCACACTTCATTCAAACAGAGT ATGGGTAGTCGTCGTACCAATTAGTTCAAGAAACCCTGCAGAGCCTTTGAAGTTGGAGGTGGTTGTATATGATATTTGGCTG GGTAAACATGATGACCAGCCACAGACAGTGATGCCGTTGTGGAAAGCAAAAATGGTGATGTTCATTGCCGAAGAACCAATAACGAACCAGAATGATATTTCAGTGATGATCACTGCCGACGACTCCACTAGTAATTTCTTGCAACATTTTGTATGTCTATTCTGGTGGAATGTCCCAAGCCGCTGGAGACAAAGACTAAAACCTATGCACCAATTATTTACAG CAAAACGTCTTAGCCTTGCCCCCTCCATTAAAGGGGACGAACAACAACTTAAGTGGTTTTGTGATGCATGTAAAGGAATTCCTCAG CCAACACATCCTTCAAACTTTCTCCAAACAGCACCGTCTGCACCACCACTTATGAGTGAGACACCAAATAACAATCACCATTCAATTGGTGAAGCAAGTTCCTCAGCTGCaccacctccacctcctcctTCCTCAGGAAAAGCCAGCACCTCGGGTCTCAATAGCCATGAAGGTGTTATTGTACATAAACCTTCACCATCAGCTCCTCCATTGACAGATGATGATTTTCTTTACCCAACAATCGATTCAACAACTGTTGATGtcccatcttcttctcctcaaCCAGCTGGGGGTGAAAAGAAAGAAGACGGGAGCGCTGGACAGTGTTCTATATGTCTAGACGCTCCATCTGGCGCTGTTTGTGTCCCGTGTGGACATGTCGCAGGATGCTTGTCTTGCTTGACTGAGATCAAATCTGAGAAATGGGGATGTCCGGTCTGTCGCGCCAAGATCGACCAGATCGTTAAACTGTACCGTGTATGA
- the LOC108825979 gene encoding receptor-like protein 45 → MLLDCREDLLAELNKPNNLKPTFTKTPCFFSTGYKSRERFRQLEILDLSYNYFNRSVFLLLNEVVSLKTLFLGDNYIGGGFPVKELINLKNLELLDLKFNDFSGHLPGKELTNLKKLKALDLSGNILSGSLQVTGFCRLEQLQELQISQNRFVGEIPLCFSRFSKLRVLDISSNHLSGKLPSFLSNFKSMEYLSLHDNNFEGLFSLDFISELTELKVFKLSSKSSILQVVETSASTGLKSQLRSLTLSNCNMSGNIPGFLRYQKELLVLDLSSNTLSGAFPTWLLKNNTKLQVLMLQNNSFNTLSLPRLHKLQFLDLSANNFNHQLPEEIGSMLPRLRHLNLSNNEFHGNMPSSVETMEHLEFMDLSYNNFSGKLPRDLFTGCYSLKWLKLSHNRFTGPVVPRSSDVTTSLVTLMVDNNMFTGKITYKLHNLRLLTVIDLSNNFLTGTIPRWLGGFSLELLRISNNHLHGVIPQSLFNIPNLWLLDLSGNYLSGTLPLRSHSDSYGYILDLHNNNLTGSVPDTLWKEMALLDLRNNRLSGNIPRFISTPSINVILLRGNNLTGKLPIELCGLSNLRMLDLSHNSLSESIPSCFSNLSFGLGGDGGNDREWFPTYMFSRFMDIYTQVYYESLLVSEWFGLDYIVDFKVQVEFAVKERYDSYMRGTLNQMFGLDLSSNQLSGEVPEELGDLKRVRSMNLSRNSLTGVIPESFSNLKSIESLDISYNKLHGAIPSRLTMLHSLVVFNVSYNNLSGVIPQGKQFNTFGVNSYLGNVLLCGSPTNKSCGTTTTMSSREKGEEEEDDRSGLIDVVVLWWSLGSTYVTVLIGFMVFMCFDSPWRRAWFYLVDALIDCVKYLLGVI, encoded by the exons atgTTACTTGATTGTAGGGAAGATTTACttg CCGAACTGAATAAACCAAATAACCTGAAGCCGACTTTTACTAAAACTCCTTGCTTCTTTTCTACAGGTTATAAGAGCCGTGAAAGATTTAGACAACTTGAGATTCTTGATCTCAGTTACAATTATTTCAACAgaagtgtttttcttttattgaatGAGGTTGTGTCGCTCAAGACTTTGTTTCTTGGTGACAACTATATTGGAGGTGGCTTTCCTGTGAAAG AACTGATTAATCTGAAAAATTTGGAGCTACTAGATCTAAAGTTCAACGATTTCAGCGGCCATTTACCAGGAAAAG AGCTCACCAATCTGAAGAAGCTCAAAGCTTTGGATCTAAGTGGGAATATATTATCTGGTTCACTGCAGGTGACAG GATTTTGCAGACTAGAGCAGTTGCAAGAGCTTCAGATTAGTCAAAACAGATTTGTGGGTGAAATCCCTCTCTGTTTCTCAAGATTCTCCAAACTCCGAGTTCTTGATATTTCATCAAATCACCTAAGTGGGAAGCTTCCATCATTCCTCAGTAACTTCAAGTCCATGGAGTACTTATCTCTACACGATAACAACTTCGAAGGCTTGTTTTCCTTGGATTTCATATCTGAGTTAACAGAACTCAAAGTTTTCAAACTCTCTTCCAAGTCTAGTATTCTGCAAGTAGTAGAGACAAGTGCTTCCACTGGCCTAAAATCTCAGCTAAGGAGTCTCACATTGTCAAACTGCAACATGTCTGGAAACATCCCCGGTTTTCTCCGGTATCAGAAGGAACTGCTTGTACTCGATCTCTCCAGCAACACGCTATCCGGAGCCTTCCCCACTTGGCTGCTAAAGAATAACACAAAGCTTCAGGTTCTAATGTTGCAGAACAACTCATTCAACACCCTTTCACTTCCAAGACTTCACAAGTTACAGTTTCTTGATCTTTCAGCTAACAACTTCAACCATCAACTCCCCGAAGAGATCGGTTCGATGCTTCCAAGGTTGAGACATTTGAATCTCTCGAACAATGAGTTTCATGGGAACATGCCTTCCTCCGTAGAGACAATGGAACATCTTGAGTTTATGGACTTATCATACAACAACTTCTCGGGGAAGTTGCCAAGAGACCTCTTCACTGGTTGCTATTCACTCAAGTGGCTTAAGCTATCTCACAACAGATTCACTGGCCCAGTTGTTCCAAGATCGAGTGACGTGACGACGTCGTTGGTGACTTTGATGGTGGACAATAACATGTTTACTGGGAAGATCACATACAAACTACACAACCTAAGACTCTTGACAGTGATAGACTTATCCAACAACTTCCTCACTGGTACCATTCCAAGATGGTTAGGTGGTTTCTCACTAGAGCTTCTGAGGATCTCAAACAATCATTTACACGGTGTAATACCTCAGTCTCTCTTCAACATTCCAAACCTATGGCTATTAGACCTATCTGGAAACTACTTGTCCGGTACCTTGCCGCTGCGGTCTCACTCGGATTCCTACGGCTATATATTGGACTTACACAACAACAATCTCACTGGTTCTGTTCCAGACACATTGTGGAAAGAAATGGCTCTACTTGATCTGAGGAACAACAGACTGTCTGGAAACATCCCCCGGTTCATTAGCACACCAAGCATCAATGTTATTCTGTTGAGAGGAAATAACTTGACGGGCAAGTTACCCATCGAGCTTTGCGGTTTAAGTAACCTAAGAATGTTGGATCTTTCTCACAACAGTTTGAGTGAGTCCATACCTTCTTGTTTCAGTAATCTATCGTTTGGTTTGGGAGGAGATGGTGGTAATGATCGGGAATGGTTTCCAACATACATGTTCTCAAGGTTTATGGATATATACACTCAAGTGTACTACGAGTCTTTACTTGTGTCGGAATGGTTTGGTCTAGACTACATTGTAGATTTTAAAGTCCAAGTCGAGTTTGCAGTGAAAGAGAGATATGACTCGTACATGAGAGGAACTCTAAACCAGATGTTTGGTCTTGATCTGTCGAGTAATCAGTTAAGCGGTGAGGTACCTGAAGAGCTTGGAGATCTCAAGAGAGTACGTTCGATGAACCTATCAAGGAACTCATTAACGGGTGTTATCCCTGAAAgtttttcaaatctgaaaagCATAGAGAGCTTGGATATTTCTTACAACAAGTTACATGGAGCTATACCTTCACGACTCACAATGCTGCACTCTCTTGTTGTCTTTAATGTTTCTTACAACAATCTATCCGGTGTGATTCCGCAAGGTAAACAGTTCAATACCTTTGGTGTGAATAGTTACTTAGGTAATGTTCTTCTATGTGGATCACCTACCAATAAAAGCTGTGGTACTACTACTACAATGAGCTCAAGAGAaaaaggagaagaggaagaagatgatagaAGTGGATTGATTGATGTTGTGGTCTTGTGGTGGAGCCTTGGTTCCACCTATGTCACGGTTTTGATTGGGTTTATGGTGTTTATGTGCTTTGATTCTCCATGGCGCCGAGCATGGTTCTACCTTGTTGATGCGCTTATTGACTGTGTAAAATATCTACTGGGAGTTATCTAG